A stretch of Eleutherodactylus coqui strain aEleCoq1 chromosome 2, aEleCoq1.hap1, whole genome shotgun sequence DNA encodes these proteins:
- the LOC136610251 gene encoding olfactory receptor 5AR1-like yields the protein MNDCESITVTEFYLTPFSTSRINEILIFIGFLLVYTLAVVGNLIIIVLVCTVPQLHTPMYFFLCNLSSVDVIYVSTILPKMLSIIITGDKTIFFLGCFIQLSFFIFCANADIYILTCMAYDRYVAICSPLHYPLIITRKVCFTLATFYMILSVVNSVIFTLLISTLSFCSSQKIDHFFCEVVPLMKLSSSDTKRIKVTLLMEDICVAGSLTFILISYIRIISTVVKIRSSKGQLKALSSCSSHIITVLLYFGPSIFMYMKPESEDSKEEDEILSMLFVAVVPMLNPFVYSLRNKDVLGAARKMANLKGNRIALLLKNK from the coding sequence ATGAATGATTGTGAAAGCATTACAGTGACTGAATTCTACCTGACCCCATTCTCCACCTCCAGAATAAATGAAATTCTTATATTTATTGGGTTTTTATTAGTGTATACACTAGCAGTGGTGGGAAATCTAATCATCATCGTCCTGGTCTGTACTGTACCCCAACTTCACACTCCCAtgtatttcttcttgtgtaatcttTCTTCTGTTGATGTCATCTATGTGTCTACTATTCTCCCGAAGATGTTGTCCATCATTATAACAGGAGACAAGACAATCTTCTTCCTTGGGTGTTTCATTCAGCTGTCCTTCTTTATATTTTGTGCTAATGCTGATATTTATATTCTGACATGCATGGCTTATGATCGCTATGTGGCGATTTGCTCTCCTCTACATTATCCTTTGATTATAACTAGGAAAGTTTGTTTTACTTTAGCGACCTTCTATATGATTTTAAGTGTTGTGAATTCCGTAATATTTACCTTACTGATATCTACATTATCATTCTGTTCCTCTCAGAAGATCGACCATTTCTTCTGTGAAGTAGTGCCATTAATGAAGCTCTCGTCTAGTGATACCAAAAGGATAAAAGTGACTCTCTTAATGGAAGATATCTGTGTGGCAGGAAGTTTGACCTTTATTTTGATATCATACATAAGAATTATCTCCACAGTTGTAAAGATTCGTTCCTCTAAGGGGCAGCTTAAGGCTTTATCTAGCTGCTCATCGCACATCATTACTGTCTTACTATACTTTGGACCAAGTATCTTCATGTACATGAAACCTGAATCTGAAGATTCTAAAGAAGAAGATGAAATTCTCTCAATGCTTTTTGTGGCCGTGGTCCCGATGTTAAACCCATTTGTATATAGCCTGAGGAACAAAGATGTTTTGGGAGCtgctagaaaaatggcaaatttaaAAGGGAATAGAATTGCACTTCTTCTAAAAAATAAGTAA